Proteins encoded in a region of the Haloglomus salinum genome:
- a CDS encoding 5,10-methylenetetrahydromethanopterin reductase encodes MLGIELTPEHPVDRIADLGVRAADAGFDTAFVSSHFFNRDPFVACDRLARATDIRVGPGIINPYETHPVTLAARVASLDEASGGRAVYGVGPGDPSALRSLGLDEERGLRSVLEAFSVARDLWSGETVDHDGTFEASGAGLKFEPPQGGDIPVYVGGEGPHMCRMAGKHADGLLFNGSHPDDLAWARDRVDEGAGDRPATADGREDRPDERGDVDLAAYASISVAEDADAARELAVQPVAFIAAGAAPPVLDRHGLDGDRAERIGEHLSAGDFSAAFDEVTPAMVDAFCMAGTPETVAERMAGVLEHADSLVVGSPLGPDLETAIELAGAAAREAGIRE; translated from the coding sequence ATGCTCGGAATCGAACTCACGCCGGAACATCCGGTCGACCGCATCGCCGACCTCGGCGTCCGCGCGGCGGACGCCGGGTTCGACACCGCCTTCGTCTCCTCGCACTTCTTCAACCGCGACCCGTTCGTCGCCTGCGACCGCCTCGCCCGCGCGACCGACATCCGGGTCGGTCCGGGCATCATCAACCCGTACGAGACCCACCCCGTCACCCTCGCTGCGCGCGTCGCGAGCCTCGACGAGGCCAGCGGCGGCCGCGCGGTGTACGGCGTCGGTCCGGGCGACCCCTCCGCGCTGCGCTCGCTCGGGCTCGACGAGGAGCGGGGCCTCCGCTCGGTGCTGGAGGCGTTCTCCGTCGCCCGCGACCTCTGGAGCGGCGAGACCGTCGACCACGACGGCACCTTCGAGGCCAGCGGCGCGGGCCTGAAGTTCGAGCCCCCGCAGGGGGGCGACATCCCGGTCTACGTGGGCGGCGAGGGCCCGCACATGTGCCGGATGGCCGGCAAGCACGCCGACGGCCTGCTGTTCAACGGCTCGCACCCGGACGACCTCGCGTGGGCCCGCGACCGCGTCGACGAGGGTGCCGGGGACCGCCCCGCAACGGCCGACGGCCGTGAGGACCGGCCCGACGAGCGGGGCGACGTGGACCTCGCGGCGTACGCCAGCATCTCCGTCGCCGAGGACGCCGACGCCGCCCGTGAACTGGCCGTCCAGCCGGTCGCGTTCATCGCCGCCGGCGCCGCGCCGCCGGTGCTCGACCGGCACGGTCTCGACGGTGACCGCGCCGAGCGCATCGGCGAGCACCTTTCGGCCGGCGACTTCTCCGCCGCCTTCGACGAGGTGACGCCCGCGATGGTCGACGCGTTCTGCATGGCCGGCACGCCCGAGACGGTGGCCGAGCGGATGGCCGGCGTTCTCGAGCACGCCGACTCGCTCGTGGTGGGCTCGCCGCTCGGTCCGGACCTCGAGACCGCCATCGAGCTGGCCGGCGCGGCCGCTCGCGAGGCGGGAATCCGGGAGTAG
- a CDS encoding choline transporter-like family protein encodes MAETGITPAEAIDLVVNNVLSDPITLVLVLLGALFVGGSSAMLGYLSLGAVVEQLGQLVPGGRSPPGGEERN; translated from the coding sequence ATGGCAGAGACCGGAATCACGCCCGCGGAGGCCATCGACCTCGTCGTGAACAACGTCCTTTCCGACCCCATCACGCTCGTACTCGTCCTGCTGGGCGCGCTGTTCGTCGGTGGGTCCTCGGCGATGCTGGGCTACCTCTCGCTGGGCGCCGTCGTCGAGCAGCTGGGCCAGCTCGTGCCCGGCGGCCGCTCCCCGCCGGGGGGCGAGGAGCGCAACTGA
- a CDS encoding coenzyme F420-0:L-glutamate ligase, whose product MEVFAVEGLPEIREGDDLAALVDEQVDLRPEDVVCVASTVVSKAEGRTASLDEFPPSDRARRIAERLGDIQGEEKDPRFAEAVLAESEELLLEAPFILAVTQFGHITVNAGIDRSNVPNADLLLLPEAPSASAAALRESLPADRVVVTDTSGRPFRYGQRGVAVGWAGLPASRDWRGEHDRDGRELEATVQSVVDELAAAANLVTGEGAGGTPVAVVRDFEFGDHAGSENLFRSADDDVVRQALRAWTFGGDSHDTDA is encoded by the coding sequence ATGGAGGTGTTCGCGGTCGAGGGACTGCCGGAGATACGCGAGGGCGACGACCTCGCCGCGCTCGTCGACGAGCAGGTCGACCTCCGGCCCGAGGACGTGGTCTGTGTCGCCAGCACGGTCGTCTCGAAGGCCGAGGGCCGCACCGCGTCGCTCGACGAGTTCCCGCCGAGCGACCGGGCCCGGCGCATCGCCGAGCGCCTCGGCGACATCCAGGGCGAGGAGAAGGACCCGCGCTTCGCGGAGGCCGTCCTCGCGGAGAGCGAGGAACTGCTCCTCGAAGCGCCGTTCATCCTCGCGGTCACGCAGTTCGGCCACATCACCGTGAACGCCGGTATCGACCGCTCGAACGTGCCGAACGCGGACCTGCTGTTGCTGCCGGAGGCGCCCAGCGCGAGCGCCGCGGCGCTCCGGGAGTCGCTCCCGGCCGACCGCGTCGTCGTCACGGACACGTCGGGGCGGCCGTTCCGCTACGGCCAGCGCGGGGTCGCGGTGGGGTGGGCCGGCCTGCCCGCCTCGCGGGACTGGCGTGGCGAGCACGACCGTGACGGCCGGGAACTCGAGGCGACGGTGCAGTCCGTCGTCGACGAACTCGCGGCGGCCGCCAACCTCGTGACCGGCGAGGGCGCGGGCGGGACGCCGGTCGCGGTGGTCCGGGACTTCGAGTTCGGCGACCACGCCGGCTCGGAGAACCTGTTCCGCTCGGCGGACGACGACGTGGTCCGCCAGGCGCTCCGCGCGTGGACCTTCGGCGGCGACTCGCACGACACGGACGCCTGA